A genomic stretch from Achromobacter spanius includes:
- a CDS encoding NAD(P)/FAD-dependent oxidoreductase, with translation MTDATRSAQVIIIGGGLHGSSAALHLARAGVSALVIEKNYVGRHASGVNAGGVRTLSRHLAEVPLALASREIWYRIGELVDDDCGFEQHGQVRVAEDAADVQALQTRLRTMTDHGYTHEQWISADDLRDMIPMIAPSIQGGLIAREDAAADPYRTTLAFRSKAASLGARFLEGVRVDRVSQDGGQWRVDTDAGTYTAPQVLNCAGAWADRIAAQWGEPVPLLAISPMMLVTLRMDHFLDPVVLGTGRALSFKQRTNGTVLIGGGRRAWVDRDAEWTELDFRSLAEGARTVCDLFPHMRHAVVNRGWAGIEAAMPDEIPVIGRSSRHETAFHAFGFSAHGFELGPIVGRIMADLITTGATDMPIEPFRIERFSDATMAPTPSEKEQDV, from the coding sequence ATGACCGATGCAACGCGGTCGGCGCAAGTCATCATCATCGGCGGCGGCCTGCATGGCAGCTCGGCGGCGCTGCATCTGGCGCGCGCCGGCGTGTCGGCCCTGGTGATCGAAAAGAACTACGTGGGGCGGCATGCCTCGGGCGTGAACGCGGGTGGCGTGCGCACCTTGTCGCGGCACTTGGCCGAAGTGCCGCTGGCGCTGGCCTCGCGTGAAATTTGGTATCGCATCGGCGAGCTGGTGGATGACGACTGCGGCTTCGAGCAGCACGGCCAGGTGCGCGTGGCCGAGGACGCCGCCGATGTCCAGGCGCTGCAAACGCGCTTGCGCACGATGACCGATCACGGCTACACGCACGAACAATGGATCAGCGCCGACGACCTGCGTGACATGATCCCGATGATTGCGCCCAGCATCCAGGGCGGCTTGATCGCGCGTGAGGATGCGGCGGCCGACCCCTACCGCACGACGCTGGCGTTTCGCAGTAAGGCCGCAAGCCTGGGCGCGCGTTTTCTGGAAGGCGTGCGCGTGGACCGCGTGTCGCAAGACGGCGGACAGTGGCGCGTGGACACCGATGCGGGCACCTACACCGCGCCGCAGGTGTTGAACTGCGCGGGCGCCTGGGCCGACCGTATCGCCGCGCAATGGGGCGAGCCGGTGCCGTTGTTGGCGATCAGCCCGATGATGCTGGTGACCTTGCGCATGGACCACTTCCTGGATCCGGTCGTGCTGGGCACGGGGCGCGCGCTCTCTTTCAAGCAGCGCACGAACGGCACGGTGCTGATCGGTGGCGGGCGGCGCGCCTGGGTGGATCGCGACGCGGAATGGACCGAGCTGGACTTTCGTTCCCTGGCCGAAGGCGCGCGCACGGTCTGCGACCTGTTTCCGCACATGCGCCACGCCGTCGTGAACCGGGGCTGGGCCGGCATCGAAGCGGCCATGCCGGACGAGATTCCGGTCATTGGCCGCAGCAGCCGCCACGAGACCGCCTTCCATGCCTTCGGCTTTTCGGCGCATGGTTTCGAACTGGGGCCGATCGTGGGTCGCATCATGGCCGACCTGATCACCACCGGCGCGACGGACATGCCGATTGAGCCATTCCGGATTGAACGTTTTTCGGACGCCACGATGGCGCCCACCCCATCAGAAAAGGAGCAAGACGTATGA
- a CDS encoding RidA family protein: MNNDIVRKDTNQRLSRIVIHGDTVYVAGVTSTAEGGIVPQTRDVLAKIDGYLAQAGTDKSRLLSVQIWLKDIDQDFAGMNSVWAEWALPEAMPTRATCEAKLAAPELLVEIIVTAAKRPGYVSGPVSES; the protein is encoded by the coding sequence ATGAACAACGATATCGTGCGCAAAGACACCAACCAGCGCCTGAGCCGCATCGTGATCCACGGCGATACGGTCTATGTGGCAGGCGTGACGTCAACGGCCGAGGGCGGCATCGTCCCGCAGACGCGCGACGTGCTGGCGAAGATCGACGGCTATCTGGCGCAGGCCGGCACCGACAAATCGCGGCTGTTGTCGGTGCAGATCTGGTTGAAGGATATCGACCAGGACTTCGCCGGCATGAACAGCGTGTGGGCCGAGTGGGCGTTGCCCGAGGCGATGCCCACCCGCGCCACCTGCGAGGCCAAGCTGGCCGCGCCGGAGCTGTTGGTGGAGATCATCGTGACGGCCGCCAAGCGGCCGGGGTATGTCAGCGGGCCGGTGTCTGAAAGCTGA
- a CDS encoding amidohydrolase family protein: MLDLIIKNCTLPDGRTNIDIGVAQGRITAVEPALKAEAGQTIDAAGQMVTSPFVDAHFHMDSTLSFGLPRVNQSGTLLEGIALWGELKPLLTQEALVERALAYCDWAVARGLLAIRSHVDVCDPRLLATEALLHVREQVKPYLDLQLVAFPQDGVLRAPGALDNLKRALDMGVDVVGGIPHFERTMQDGAESVRILCELAAERGLRVDMHCDESDDPLSRHIETLAYHTQRLGLHGRVTGSHLTSMHSMDNYYVSKLIPLIREAGVAAIANPLINITLQGRHDTYPKRRGMTRVPELMAAGVPVAFGHDCVMDPWYSLGSGDMLEVAHMGLHVAQMTGQDAMRACFEAVTTTPAKILGLDDTGIAVGKRADLVLLQARDPVEALRLRATRLMVLRAGQVIATTPPATATLNLPGRPGQISFQTPAR, translated from the coding sequence TATTACGGCGGTGGAACCGGCGTTGAAGGCCGAGGCCGGCCAGACCATCGATGCGGCCGGTCAGATGGTGACGTCGCCGTTCGTGGACGCGCACTTTCATATGGACTCCACGCTGTCGTTTGGGCTGCCGCGCGTGAACCAGTCCGGCACGCTGCTGGAAGGCATCGCGTTGTGGGGCGAGCTGAAGCCGCTGTTGACACAGGAAGCGCTGGTGGAACGCGCGCTGGCGTATTGCGACTGGGCCGTCGCCCGTGGCCTGCTGGCCATCCGTTCGCACGTGGACGTCTGTGACCCGCGCCTCTTGGCCACCGAAGCGCTGCTGCACGTGCGCGAGCAGGTCAAACCGTACCTGGACCTGCAACTGGTCGCCTTCCCGCAAGACGGCGTGCTGCGCGCGCCCGGCGCGCTGGACAACCTGAAGCGCGCGCTCGACATGGGCGTGGACGTGGTGGGCGGCATTCCGCACTTTGAACGCACCATGCAGGACGGCGCCGAATCTGTCCGCATCCTGTGCGAACTGGCCGCCGAGCGCGGCCTGCGCGTGGACATGCACTGCGACGAAAGCGACGACCCGCTGTCACGCCACATCGAAACGCTGGCCTATCACACGCAGCGCCTGGGCCTGCATGGCCGCGTGACCGGTTCGCACCTGACGTCCATGCATTCGATGGACAACTACTACGTGTCCAAGCTGATCCCGCTGATCCGCGAAGCGGGCGTGGCTGCCATTGCCAACCCGCTGATCAACATCACGCTGCAAGGCCGCCACGACACTTATCCCAAGCGCCGAGGCATGACGCGCGTGCCCGAATTGATGGCGGCCGGCGTGCCGGTGGCCTTCGGCCATGACTGCGTGATGGACCCCTGGTACAGCCTGGGTTCGGGCGACATGCTGGAAGTAGCGCACATGGGCCTGCATGTGGCTCAGATGACGGGCCAGGACGCCATGCGCGCCTGTTTCGAGGCCGTGACGACCACGCCCGCCAAGATCCTGGGGTTGGACGACACGGGCATCGCGGTCGGCAAGCGCGCCGACCTGGTGCTGCTGCAAGCGCGCGACCCCGTCGAGGCGCTACGCCTGCGTGCTACCCGGCTGATGGTGCTGCGCGCCGGCCAGGTCATCGCGACCACGCCGCCCGCCACGGCCACCCTGAACCTGCCGGGCCGCCCCGGTCAGATCAGCTTTCAGACACCGGCCCGCTGA